A genome region from Hevea brasiliensis isolate MT/VB/25A 57/8 chromosome 9, ASM3005281v1, whole genome shotgun sequence includes the following:
- the LOC110642219 gene encoding protein ALTERED PHOSPHATE STARVATION RESPONSE 1 produces the protein MGCGLSKQDEEDDIVSLCRERKRLIKLTVERRYAFADAQFKYNQSLYAVAMALRLFVARHSSPSSPFLITFPSATSANVDTNETLPDNPNFLQQRPTETTHENNACQPSDSNVSIAPSKLETEVEETQEDNNDHGHREEQESEEEDHESESEEGEGLCEHFYGEDGPPVPSPQREFGWDFFYPFDEMRSEVLNGFGQTSDEDLRAVREKEGIPELEEDGEKVMNEGEASNVENGDVGHKENGIIDVRSGDNAYVLGQGESTGLRVIDEPKNGRELLEALKNIEDHFFRAYDSGLDISRMLEANRVQLQSGLEEIKESSNKLIRSITWNRSASFRSSSCKSLLTSSSISSSMWTEFKTDLFDDYGLEAGSHSTTLERLYAWEKKLYQEVKAGDQTRKIYERKCSHLRHPDATGDDFCSMDKSTTEVKELYSRISVAIRSVESISDRIQKLRDEELQQQLLELLHGLMRNWKIMLESHETQNRVMLEVKFFNCPAYGKFCNDSHRLATLQLEAELDNWSACFAAYVSTQKAYIEALGGWLSKFIAPEVEFYSRGKSSLPPCRINGPPLLVTCHDWLAWLENLPDTAVTFAMKSFAKDIHALWNQQGKEQQQKRNVDAIAKEFERRALAFQRAERRILGSKISEQESLVTVRNRIEYLAEGKKLLDMFRKRLDEEKEKHLTNMHETQQITISGFQTGFSSVFESLAEFSKASVKMYADLVTYSANARTIGKNDSNLSYMDGLGSQVPTRKE, from the exons ATGGGGTGTGGTCTGTCGAAGCAAGATGAAGAAGACGATATTGTGTCCTTGTGTAGAGAAAGGAAAAGGCTAATTAAGTTGACCGTTGAGAGAAGGTATGCATTTGCAGATGCTCAGTTTAAGTATAATCAGTCTCTCTATGCAGTAGCAATGGCTTTGAGATTGTTTGTGGCTAGACATTCTTCTCCATCTTCTCCTTTTCTTATCACTTTCCCTTCTGCTACTTCTGCTAATGTTGACACCAATGAGACCCTTCCTGACAACCCAAATTTTCTTCAACAGAGGCCAACTGAAACCACCCATGAAAACAATGCATGTCAGCCTTCTGATTCTAATGTGTCTATAGCCCCTTCTAAGTTAGAGACAGAAGTAGAAGAAACCCAAGAAGATAATAATGATCATGGTCATCGTGAGGAGCAGGAATCCGAGGAAGAAGATCATGAAAGTGAAAGTGAAGAAGGAGAAGGGCTTTGTGAGCACTTTTATGGCGAGGATGGTCCACCAGTGCCATCACCACAGAGGGAATTTGGGTGGGATTTTTTTTATCCGTTTGATGAAATGAGATCAGAGGTTTTAAATGGGTTTGGTCAAACCTCAGATGAGGATTTGAGGGCTGTGAGAGAGAAAGAAGGGATTCCAGAGCTGGAAGAGGATGGAGAGAAGGTAATGAATGAGGGTGAAGCTTCGAATGTGGAAAATGGTGATGTGGGTCATAAGGAGAATGGAATTATAGATGTGAGAAGTGGAGATAATGCATATGTACTAGGCCAAGGGGAGAGTACGGGATTGAGAGTAATCGATGAACCCAAAAATGGGAGGGAGCTGTTGGAAGCATTGAAAAATATCGAGGACCATTTTTTCAGGGCTTACGATTCTGGTTTGGACATTTCAAGAATGCTAGAGGCCAACAGAGTACAATTGCAATCTGGTCTAGAGGAAATCAAAG AGAGCTCAAATAAGCTCATCAGATCAATTACATGGAATCGATCTGCTTCATTTCGGTCTTCCTCCTGTAAAAGTCTCCTTACATCTAGTTCTATAAGTTCTTCAATGTGGACAGAATTCAAGACTGATCTATTTGATGACTATGGATTGGAAGCGGGGAGCCATTCAACTACTCTAGAGAGGTTATATGCTTGGGAGAAGAAGCTTTACCAGGAGGTGAAG GCTGGAGATCAGACCAGGAAAATTTATGAGCGAAAATGCTCTCATTTGAGACACCCAGATGCTACAGGAGATGACTTCTGCTCCATGGATAAATCTACAACTGAAGTGAAAGAATTATATTCCAGGATCTCAGTAGCAATAAGGAGTGTGGAATCAATCTCTGATAGAATACAGAAATTAAGAGATGAAGAGCTGCAGCAACAACTTCTTGAGCTGCTACATGG CCTAATGAGAAACTGGAAGATAATGTTGGAATCACATGAAACTCAAAACCGAGTAATGCTTGAAGTGAAATTCTTCAACTGTCCAGCTTATGGAAAGTTCTGTAATGACTCTCACCGTCTTGCCACTCTTCAGCTTGAGGCAGAGCTTGATAATTGGAGTGCCTGCTTTGCTGCATATGTATCTACACAGAAGGCCTACATTGAAGCTCTTGGTGGTTGGTTGTCCAAGTTCATTGCTCCTGAAGTTGAATTCTACTCGAGGGGAAAGTCTTCACTCCCACCATGTAGAATTAATGGGCCACCATTGCTAGTAACCTGTCACGATTGGTTAGCTTGGCTAGAAAATTTGCCAGATACGGCTGTAACATTTGCCATGAAAAGCTTTGCAAAGGATATCCATGCCCTGTGGAATCAACAAGGAAAAGAGCAGCAGCAAAAGAGGAATGTTGATGCCATAGCCAAAGAATTTGAAAGGAGGGCTCTGGCATTCCAAAGAGCAGAGAGAAGGATCCTTGGATCCAAGATATCTGAGCAGGAATCACTGGTCACTGTCCGTAATCGCATTGAGTACTTGGCAGAAGGGAAAAAACTATTGGATATGTTCAGGAAAAGGCTAGATGAAGAGAAGGAAAAGCACCTCACTAACATGCACGAGACCCAGCAAATCACCATAAGTGGATTTCAGACAGGATTTTCTTCAGTTTTTGAGTCATTGGCCGAGTTTTCTAAAGCATCTGTGAAAATGTATGCTGATCTTGTAACATACAGTGCAAATGCAAGGACAAtagggaaaaatgatagcaaCTTATCCTATATGGATGGGTTGGGCTCTCAGGTTCCTACCAGAAAGGAATAA
- the LOC110642221 gene encoding probable protein phosphatase 2C 46, which produces MLSRLMNFLRACWRPSSERYVHANSDAAGRQDGLLWYKDTGQHLHGEFSMAVLQANNLLEDQSQLESGPLSTFESGPYGTFVGVYDGHGGPETSRYINDHLFQHLKRFTSEHQSMSVDVIKKAYQATEEGFLSLVTKQWPMKPQIAAVGSCCLVGIICEGTLYIANLGDSRAVLGRLVKATGKVLAIQLSSEHNVAIESVREEMHSMHPDDSQIVVLKHNVWRVKGLIQVSRSIGDVYLKKAEFNREPLYAKFRLREPFNRPILSSEPSISVHELQPHDQFLIFASDGLWEHLSNQDAVDIVQNHPRNGIARRLVKAALQEAAKKREMRYSDLKKIDRGVRRHFHDDITVIVVFLDSNLVSRASSVKGPSISVRGGGVNLPTKTLALCGTPMET; this is translated from the exons ATGTTATCAAGGTTGATGAACTTTTTGAGGGCCTGCTGGCGGCCGTCCTCAGAACGTTATGTCCACGCGAATTCGGATGCAGCAGGCCGGCAAGATGGGCTGCTTTGGTATAAAGACACTGGGCAGCACTTGCATGGTGAATTCTCTATGGCTGTTCTTCAGGCCAATAATTTGCTCGAGGATCAGAGCCAGCTTGAGTCTGGTCCCTTGAGCACTTTTGAGTCTGGCCCTTATGGCACCTTTGTTGGTGTATATGATGGTCATGGAGGGCCAGAGACATCGCGTTACATTAATGATCATCTGTTTCAGCACCTAAAAA GGTTCACCTCAGAACATCAATCTATGTCTGTAGATGTGATTAAGAAAGCATATCAAGCAACTGAAGAGGGGTTTCTTTCTCTTGTCACTAAACAGTGGCCCATGAAGCCTCAGATTGCAGCAGTTGGATCTTGTTGTCTGGTGGGTATCATTTGTGAGGGTACCCTCTACATTGCTAACCTTGGTGATTCACGGGCTGTCCTTGGTAGGCTTGTCAAAGCAACTGGGAAAGTTCTTGCCATCCAGCTGTCATCAGAGCATAATGTGGCGATAGAGTCTGTCAGAGAGGAGATGCATTCTATGCATCCAGATGATTCGCAGATTGTGGTTTTGAAACATAATGTATGGCGTGTGAAGGGCCTGATACAG GTTTCTAGATCCATTGGTGATGTATATCTAAAGAAGGCTGAATTTAACAGAGAGCCCTTGTATGCGAAGTTCCGCCTTCGTGAACCTTTTAACAGGCCAATTTTAAGCTCTGAACCATCAATTTCTGTGCACGAACTACAACCTCATGATCAATTTCTCATATTTGCTTCTGATGGGCTTTGGGAGCACCTCAGCAATCAAGATGCTGTTGATATAGTTCAAAATCACCCACGTAAT GGAATTGCTAGGAGGCTTGTGAAGGCTGCCCTGCAGGAAGCTGCTAAAAAGAGAGAAATGAGATACTCAGATTTGAAGAAAATAGACCGTGGTGTCCGCCGCCATTTCCACGATGATATCACTGTTATAGTAGTATTTCTTGACTCAAATCTTGTGAGCAGAGCCAGCTCAGTCAAAGGGCCTTCCATATCTGTGAGAGGGGGTGGAGTTAACCTGCCCACAAAAACCCTAGCTCTCTGTGGCACACCAATGGAAACTTAG
- the LOC131183120 gene encoding uncharacterized protein LOC131183120 has protein sequence MHHLPVKSNLLDSGSNPTKLGFGGNNQPLCPKPRRLGPAIPEFLRPLRCSKHSQPISDGRSGILNLITDKGNEGRESICGGCSPSCYSGSPPGRTDNPLVHDAHFIHQMELLSPFTRTKLSDKFGFTSAASPI, from the exons ATGCATCATCTACCAGTCAAAAGTAACCTCCTTGATTCAGGATCAAACCCAACCAAACTTGGGTTTGGAGGCAATAACCAACCCCTTTGCCCTAAACCTCGCCGCCTCGGACCTGCCATACCTGAATTTCTCAGACCCCTCAGATGTAGCAAGCACAG CCAACCTATTTCTGATGGAAGGAGTGGAATTTTGAACTTGATTACTGATAAG GGAAATGAAGGTAGAGAATCAATATGCGGTGGGTGCTCTCCATCTTGTTATTCAGGATCTCCTCCAGGAAGAACAGATAATCCATTGGTTCATGATGCGCATTTTATCCATCAGATGGAGCTTCTTTCACCATTTACACGAACCAAGCTTTCTGATAAGTTTGGCTTCACCTCTGCAGCTTCTCCAATTTGA
- the LOC110642222 gene encoding aspartyl protease family protein 1, protein MLSFLKFVFFLLPIWFFPQSYNGRIFTFKMHHRFSDSLKNWSYSANNHFPLGKWPSKGSFEYYAELAHRDQILRGRKLSNLDAPLAFSDGNSTFRISSLGFLHYTTVELGTPGVKFMVALDTGSDLFWVPCDCSKCAPTQGTVYASDFELSIYNPKQSSTSKKVTCSNNLCEHRNRCLGTFSSCPYMVSYVSAQTSTSGILVEDVLHLTTEGSDPESIKAYITFGCGQVQSGSFLNTAAPNGLFGLGMEQISVPSILSRQGLTADSFSMCFGSDGVGRISFGDKGSPDQEETPFNLNPSHPTYNVTVTQIRVGTTLVDVDFTALFDSGTSFTYLIDPTYAIVSENFHSQAKDRLRPPDPRIPFEYCYDMSPDANASLIPSMRLTMKGGGHFVVSDPVIVISTQSDLVYCLAVVKSAELNIIGQNFMTGYRVVFDREKLVLGWKKTNCYDIEDYNMFPMEPHASSVPPAVAAGVGNYSSPQSAKEGRNSSHSSAASPYYSSNSYFVISFIVFITLCNLL, encoded by the exons ATGCTTTCTTTCTTGAAATTCGTCTTCTTCTTGCTCCCAATTTGGTTCTTTCCGCAATCCTATAATGGCCGCATCTTCACCTTCAAGATGCACCACCGCTTCTCTGACTCGCTCAAGAACTGGTCTTATTCCGCTAATAATCACTTCCCTTTAGGAAAATGGCCGTCTAAGGGAAGTTTCGAGTACTACGCAGAGTTAGCCCACCGTGATCAGATTCTACGTGGCCGTAAACTCTCCAATTTAGACGCACCGCTCGCTTTCTCAGACGGGAACTCCACTTTTCGAATTAGCTCTTTGGGATT TTTGCATTACACGACAGTGGAATTGGGGACGCCGGGAGTAAAGTTTATGGTGGCGCTTGATACGGGGAGTGATCTGTTTTGGGTGCCTTGTGATTGCAGCAAATGTGCGCCTACTCAGGGCACTGTTTATGCTTCT GATTTTGAGCTTAGCATATACAATCCCAAACAATCATCAACAAGTAAAAAAGTCACCTGCAGCAACAATTTGTGTGAACACCGTAATCGCTGCCTTGGAACATTCAGCAGTTGCCCTTACATGGTCTCTTATGTCTCTGCTCAAACTTCAACTTCTGGAATTTTGGTAGAGGATGTTTTGCACTTAACAACCGAAGGTAGTGATCCAGAATCTATCAAAGCTTATATCACATTTGG TTGTGGACAGGTTCAGAGTGGTTCATTTCTGAACACTGCAGCTCCCAATGGTTTATTTGGGCTTGGCATGGAGCAGATTTCTGTTCCTAGCATTTTATCTAGGCAAGGTTTAACAGCTGATTCTTTCTCCATGTGTTTTGGGTCTGATGGAGTTGGAAGGATCAGTTTTGGGGATAAAGGCAGTCCTGACCAAGAGGAGACCCCATTTAATCTGAATCCATCACA CCCAACCTATAATGTTACTGTCACTCAAATTCGAGTAGGGACTACCTTAGTGGACGTAGATTTCACAGCTCTTTTTGATTCTGGGACATCCTTTACATACTTAATTGACCCAACCTATGCAATAGTTTCAGAGAAT TTCCATTCACAGGCAAAAGACAGGCTACGTCCACCTGATCCCAGGATCCCCTTTGAATATTGTTATGATATGAG TCCTGATGCAAATGCCAGTCTGATACCTAGCATGAGGTTAACTATGAAAGGAGGAGGCCATTTTGTTGTTTCTGATCCAGTAATTGTCATATCCACTcag AGTGACCTTGTATATTGCTTGGCTGTCGTCAAGAGTGCTGAACTCAATATAATTGGAC AAAACTTTATGACTGGCTACCGTGTTGTATTTGATCGAGAAAAACTTGTCTTGGGATGGAAAAAGACAAATT gttatgacattgaggattataACATGTTCCCAATGGAACCCCATGCTTCCAGTGTGCCTCCTGCTGTTGCTGCTGGAGTAGGTAACTATTCAAGTCCACAATCAGCAAAAGAGGGCAGGAATAGCTCTCACAGTTCAGCTGCATCACCATATTACAGTAGCAATTCTTATTTTGTAATTAGCTTCATAGTGTTCATTACGTTATGCAATTTATTGTAG